In Bacteroidota bacterium, the following are encoded in one genomic region:
- a CDS encoding phage integrase SAM-like domain-containing protein: protein MATINFYLWHQSTDGLRPIFLVYQDRGKKFRFYTGEKIDPRFWDEKTQRVKRNARGSIELNLLLQAFEDRLRKYVRQERAEGRMPSVQNVSDFIRPQETDQKDFNRIKLDFLEHKAPYSKEASMKIYRGMFTHLESFFNHLKRKPDLAELNPEFLDSYVSFLYNKKGMTDNTVHKQIGTLRTFVSWANKRGAGIQGDFSEVKVTKREAAKVYLTMEELKNLASCTPDSQRLEHVRDVFIFACVTGLRYSDLAQLAPEHIFTSISINGQPVREIRMNMVKTERVVTIPLNRMALEI from the coding sequence ATGGCAACAATAAACTTCTACCTTTGGCATCAAAGTACTGATGGCCTCCGTCCTATTTTTCTTGTCTACCAGGATCGGGGGAAAAAATTCAGATTCTATACAGGCGAAAAGATTGATCCCCGATTTTGGGACGAAAAGACCCAAAGAGTAAAAAGAAATGCGCGTGGCTCAATAGAGCTCAACCTTCTTTTACAGGCATTTGAAGATAGACTTCGGAAATATGTAAGGCAAGAACGGGCGGAAGGGCGGATGCCATCTGTCCAAAATGTCTCAGACTTCATCCGGCCACAAGAAACGGATCAGAAGGACTTTAATCGTATAAAATTAGATTTTCTCGAGCACAAAGCACCTTACTCAAAGGAAGCTTCAATGAAAATTTATAGGGGAATGTTCACCCACTTGGAGAGCTTTTTCAACCATCTGAAGCGAAAACCAGACTTAGCTGAACTCAACCCTGAGTTTTTGGATTCATACGTTAGCTTCCTTTATAACAAGAAGGGAATGACCGATAACACAGTCCATAAGCAAATCGGAACCTTGCGGACCTTTGTGTCATGGGCGAACAAACGGGGAGCCGGCATTCAGGGGGACTTCAGCGAGGTGAAGGTTACTAAACGCGAAGCCGCCAAAGTTTACCTGACAATGGAAGAGTTGAAGAACCTGGCCAGTTGTACTCCGGACTCCCAACGCCTGGAGCACGTCCGGGATGTGTTCATTTTTGCATGCGTGACCGGACTGCGTTATTCGGATTTGGCTCAGTTGGCACCCGAACATATATTCACATCGATAAGCATCAACGGCCAACCGGTACGGGAAATCAGGATGAACATGGTCAAGACCGAAAGGGTTGTGACGATCCCGCTCAACCGAATGGCTCTTGAAATAT
- a CDS encoding MBOAT family protein → MQILSVEFTLFLTGSILLLAVANRLAWPWLMALTGMVFLAIMMPWSLVFFGFSAVSVWWLIRTGSLSSAAWLAGLSILAVLFVVNKWLTGQGPDVSPAWMLATIGVSYLIPKAIHLLTEVYKGKVESLSFSGFLAWLFFPLTMPAGPIHGYPDFETNRQAHSWSLDQVSEGLERLLFGYFKIVVLANFLVSMKFNQWLNSGAVTDPGLAGYLDCIRYGANLYFQFSGFTDIILGAGLLAGFRLPENFNFPFLAVNINEFWKRWHMSLTDWTKRYVFFPIFAQTRNAYIGVICTMLVIGLWHELSWRYLLWALYHGAAIAIWQWYRSVRPAPESSPWWKRAISIVFTLQVVILSFAITKEHSLEKSLTIYTDLFHTIGRYVFFFM, encoded by the coding sequence ATGCAGATTCTGTCCGTTGAATTCACCCTTTTTCTGACCGGATCCATTCTGCTGCTTGCCGTGGCTAACCGGCTGGCCTGGCCCTGGCTGATGGCGTTGACCGGAATGGTGTTTCTGGCCATCATGATGCCATGGTCTCTGGTGTTTTTTGGGTTTTCAGCCGTCAGTGTCTGGTGGTTGATAAGAACCGGATCGTTATCCTCCGCTGCCTGGCTGGCCGGACTTTCGATTCTCGCTGTTTTATTTGTGGTTAATAAATGGCTGACCGGGCAGGGACCCGACGTATCACCGGCCTGGATGCTGGCAACCATCGGCGTCTCTTACCTGATACCCAAGGCCATTCATCTTCTGACAGAGGTTTATAAGGGAAAGGTGGAATCTCTGTCCTTTTCCGGCTTTCTGGCCTGGTTGTTTTTTCCACTGACCATGCCGGCTGGTCCCATTCACGGTTACCCCGACTTTGAAACAAACCGTCAAGCACATTCATGGTCTTTGGATCAGGTTTCTGAAGGACTGGAGCGACTGCTTTTTGGGTATTTTAAAATTGTGGTACTGGCCAATTTTCTGGTTTCGATGAAGTTTAATCAGTGGCTCAATAGCGGTGCCGTCACCGATCCCGGGCTGGCTGGTTATCTCGATTGCATCCGGTATGGAGCTAACCTGTATTTCCAATTCTCGGGCTTTACCGATATCATTCTGGGAGCGGGGCTTTTGGCCGGATTCCGGTTACCCGAAAACTTTAACTTTCCTTTTTTGGCCGTCAACATCAATGAGTTCTGGAAACGCTGGCACATGTCGCTTACCGACTGGACCAAACGATATGTGTTTTTTCCCATTTTTGCCCAGACCAGAAATGCCTATATCGGTGTGATCTGCACAATGCTGGTGATCGGGTTGTGGCATGAACTTTCCTGGCGATATCTGTTGTGGGCGTTGTATCATGGTGCAGCTATCGCCATCTGGCAATGGTACCGGTCGGTTCGGCCTGCACCTGAAAGCAGTCCCTGGTGGAAACGGGCCATCAGTATTGTCTTTACCCTTCAGGTGGTCATCCTCAGTTTTGCCATCACCAAGGAACACAGTCTTGAAAAATCCCTGACCATTTACACCGACTTATTCCATACCATCGGGCGTTATGTATTCTTTTTTATGTAA